Below is a genomic region from Myxococcus fulvus.
GCGAGCACCTGGACATCTGTCGGCTGCTGGGTGTTCGCGCCGGCGTCGTCGCGCTCACCAAGTCGGACCTCCTGGACGAGCCCGGGCCCGAGTGGCGCGCGCTGGTGGAGGCGGACCTCGCCGCGCTCACCGCGGGCTCGTTCCTGGAGGGCGCGCCCGTGGTGCCGTGCTCCACGCGCACGGGCGAGGGGCTCGCGGCGTTGCGCGCGGCGCTCACCCGGGCCGTGGGCTCGCTGGGGAAGCGCCCCTCGGAGGGGCCCACGTTCCTCCCGGTGGACCGCGTCTTCACGCTCAAGGGCTTCGGCACGGTGGTGACGGGCACGCTCTTGTCGGGCACGGTGGCGGTGGATGACGCGGTGTCGCTGCTGCCGGGCACGCCCGGGCCGCTGCGCGTGCGCGGGGTGCAGCAGCATGGCCGGGCGGTGACGCGGGTGGAGGCGGGCCAGCGCGCCGCGGTGAATCTCCCCGGCGTGGAGCCGGAGTCGCTCCACCGTGGGCAGGTGCTGACGCGCGCCGGAGAGCTGCCCGAGACGCGCATGCTCGACGTGGAGCTGACGCTGCTGCCCTCCGCGCCGTCGCCCTTGCCGCGCCGACGCAAGCTCCTCTTGCACCTGGGCACCGCGCAGGTGGAGGCCACGGTGGCGCTGCTGGACGTGGAGCGGCTGGAGCCCGGCGAGACGACGCTCGCGCAACTGCGCCTGGATGCACCGGTCGCCGCGCTCGTGGGGCAGCGCTTCATCCTCCGGGGCTCGCGCGCGCTGCCGGGGCGGGGCGCGACGGTGGCGGGCGGGCGCGTGCTGTCGATTTCCCCGCCCAGGCGTCGCAAGGGTGGCGCGTCCATCGTGGCGCCGCTGCGCGAGGCGGACCCGGCGGGGCAGGTGGCGTGGCTGCTTCGGCAGGCGGGCTATGCGGGGCTCACGCAGCAGGCGTTGTTCGGCCGCTCGGCGCTGGGCCCGAAGGTGCTCACGCGCGCGCTGGAGCTCCTGGGCGCCCGGGGCTCGGTGGTGCTGTTGGACCGCGAGAGCCGGCTGTACTTGTCCGGGGAAGTGCTCGAGGGGTTGCAAGGTCGGGCGCTCGCGGTGCTGGCGGCCTTCCATGAGCGT
It encodes:
- the selB gene encoding selenocysteine-specific translation elongation factor, with protein sequence MIVGTAGHIDHGKTSLVKALTGIDTDRLQEEKRRGITLELGFAHLTLDDGTVAGVVDVPGHERFVKAMAAGAGGVDLAVLVVASDEGVMPQTREHLDICRLLGVRAGVVALTKSDLLDEPGPEWRALVEADLAALTAGSFLEGAPVVPCSTRTGEGLAALRAALTRAVGSLGKRPSEGPTFLPVDRVFTLKGFGTVVTGTLLSGTVAVDDAVSLLPGTPGPLRVRGVQQHGRAVTRVEAGQRAAVNLPGVEPESLHRGQVLTRAGELPETRMLDVELTLLPSAPSPLPRRRKLLLHLGTAQVEATVALLDVERLEPGETTLAQLRLDAPVAALVGQRFILRGSRALPGRGATVAGGRVLSISPPRRRKGGASIVAPLREADPAGQVAWLLRQAGYAGLTQQALFGRSALGPKVLTRALELLGARGSVVLLDRESRLYLSGEVLEGLQGRALAVLAAFHEREPLREGLSREELRQRLSGELDARAFQRVLQGLGDAGKLEVERDLVRLKGRGRALSLGDEAARARLAAELSAAGLAPPTEGELSQKLQLPAPRLRELLKVLAAEGKVVRVSEELCFDAGSLGALKERLVAHLREKKDITTQSFKELVGQSRKFVIPLSEYFDREKVTLRVGEKRVLRRG